A single window of Sebastes umbrosus isolate fSebUmb1 chromosome 16, fSebUmb1.pri, whole genome shotgun sequence DNA harbors:
- the LOC119474261 gene encoding alcohol dehydrogenase 1-like: protein MATAGKVIKCKAAVAWEPNKPLVIEEVEVAPPQANEIRMKIVATAVCHSELHHLLERMDKDGFPVVLGHEAAGIVESVGPGVTEYQPGDKVIPLFFPQCGECRFCKSPKTHLCEKIMEVDRLKVSEKSRLTCKGKKLLQFLGTGTFSEYTVVNQISVAKIDPAAPLDKVCLLGCGICTGYGAAVNTAKVEPGSTCAVFGLGAVGMAALMGCKAAGAKRIIAVDINPEKFEKAKVFGATEFVNPKDHSKPINQVLSDMTGGGVDFSLECVGSVTVMRSALESCVMGWGVSVLVGWSTMYDVATRPIQLMNGRTWTGSTFGGFKGRDDVPQMVKAYMDKKLMVDEFITHNMTLDQVNDAIELMKHGKCIRTVLHVSPQ from the exons GTCATCAAGTGCAAGGCAGCAGTGGCCTGGGAACCCAACAAGCCTTTGGTGATTGAGGAGGTTGAGGTGGCCCCGCCCCAGGCCAATGAGATACGCATGAAG ATTGTGGCGACTGCAGTGTGCCATTCGGAACTGCACCACCTTTTGGAGAGAATGGATAAAGACGGCTTCCCAGTAGTCCTCGGCCACGAGGCAGCCGGCATCGTAGAGAGCGTCGGGCCTGGAGTCACTGAATATCAGCCAG gAGACAAGGTTATCCCTCTGTTCTTCCCCCAGTGTGGAGAATGTCGCTTCTGTAAGAGCCCGAAGACACACCTGTGTGAAAAAATAAT GGAGGTTGATCGTCTCAAAGTGTCAGAAAAATCCAGGCTCACCTGTAAGGGGAAGAAGTTGCTGCAGTTTTTGGGAACCGGTACCTTCTCTGAGTACACTGTGGTTAACCAGATTTCTGTGGCTAAGATCGACCCCGCTGCACCTCTGGACAAAGTCTGTCTCCTTGGGTGTGGGATCTGCACAGGATATGGAGCAGCGGTTAACACTGCTAAG GTGGAACCGGGCTCCACATGTGCTGTGTTCGGCCTTGGAGCTGTGGGTATGGCTGCACTCATGGGCTGCAAGGCTGCAGGAGCCAAGAGGATTATCGCTGTTGACATCAATCCAGAGAAGTTTGAGAAGGCCAAGGTGTTCGGTGCGACGGAATTCGTGAACCCCAAGGATCACAGTAAACCCATCAACCAGGTGCTGTCTGACATGACCGGAGGCGGAGTGGACTTCTCCCTGGAATGTGTCGGGAGTGTGACAGTCATG CGCAGTGCCTTGGAGTCCTGTGTGATGGGTTGGGGTGTCAGTGTGCTGGTTGGCTGGTCAACAATGTACGACGTTGCTACCCGACCCATTCAGCTCATGAATGGACGCACATGGACGGGCTCAACGTTTGGAG GCTTTAAGGGTAGGGATGACGTGCCTCAGATGGTTAAAGCCTACATGGACAAGAAGTTGATGGTGGACGAGTTCATCACTCACAACATGACTTTGGACCAGGTCAATGATGCCATTGAGCTAATGAAGCATGGAAAATG CATCCGGACGGTCCTGCATGTTTCTCCACAATAA
- the LOC119474263 gene encoding alcohol dehydrogenase 1-like: MATAGKIIKCKAAVAWEPNQPLVIEDIEVAPPQEDEVRIKIVATAVCHTDLYQLFENTQKDNFPVVLGHEGAGIVESVGPGVTEYQPGDKVIPLTIGQCRECRFCKSPKTNQCDKGWFLMSYDYLVQVTPSKGKKVLQFVGTSTFSEYTVVNQLAVAKIDPAAPLDKVCLIGCGICTGYGAAVNNAKVEPGSTCAVFGLGAVGLAAVMGCKDAGAKRIIAVDTNPEKFEKAKEFGATEFVNPKDHSKPISEVLSDMTDGGVDFSLECVGNVGVMRSALESCVKGWGVSVIVGWTELEDFSARPVQLIAGRTWKGSVFGGYKGRDAVPQMVKAYLDKKLKVDEFITHNMTLDQVNDAIELMKHGKCIRTVLNVSPK, from the exons ATGGCCACAGCTGGTAAG ATCATTAAGTGCAAGGCAGCAGTGGCCTGGGAGCCCAACCAGCCTTTGGTGATTGAGGACATTGAGGTAGCCCCGCCCCAGGAGGACGAGGTCCGCATCAAG ATTGTGGCGACTGCGGTGTGCCACACGGACCTGTACCAGCTGTTTGAGAACACTCAAAAAGACAACTTCCCAGTAGTCCTTGGACACGAGGGAGCCGGCATCGTAGAGAGCGTCGGGCCTGGAGTCACTGAATACCAGCCAG gAGACAAGGTCATCCCTCTGACCATCGGCCAGTGTAGAGAATGTCGCTTCTGTAAGAGTCCAAAGACGAACCAATGTGACAAAGGATG GTTTCTTATGTCTTATGATTATCTTGTTCAGGTTACCCCCAGTAAGGGGAAGAAGGTGCTCCAGTTTGTAGGAACCAGTACCTTCTCTGAGTACACTGTGGTTAACCAGTTGGCCGTGGCTAAGATCGACCCCGCTGCCCCACTGGACAAAGTCTGTCTCATTGGCTGTGGGATCTGCACAGGATATGGAGCAGCAGTTAATAATGctaag GTGGAACCGGGTTCCACATGTGCTGTGTTCGGCCTTGGAGCTGTGGGTTTGGCTGCAGTCATGGGCTGTAAGGATGCAGGAGCCAAGAGGATTATCGCTGTTGACACCAATCCAGAGAAGTTTGAGAAAGCCAAGGAGTTCGGCGCGACAGAATTCGTGAACCCCAAGGATCACAGTAAACCCATCAGCGAAGTGCTGTCTGACATGACTGACGGAGGAGTGGACTTCTCCCTGGAATGTGTCGGGAATGTGGGAGTCATG CGCAGTGCCTTGGAGTCTTGTGTGAAAGGTTGGGGCGTCAGCGTGATTGTCGGCTGGACAGAATTGGAAGACTTTTCTGCTCGACCCGTTCAGCTCATCGCTGGACGCACATGGAAGGGCTCTGTGTTTGGAG GATATAAGGGTAGGGATGCCGTGCCTCAGATGGTTAAAGCCTACCTGGACAAGAAGTTGAAGGTGGACGAGTTCATCACTCACAACATGACTTTGGACCAGGTCAATGATGCCATTGAACTGATGAAGCATGGGAAATG CATCCGGACGGTCCTGAATGTCTCTCCAAAATAA